The genomic region GTATAAGGATGGATTTGACCTTACTGGAGATGCAACAAAGAATGGATCTCTGCATATTAACACAGCCAGATCTGTACAAACTGCTGTTTACTTCTGTGCAGCAAGCAAAGCACAATGACAGAAGCTCCTTCTGATCGTTACAAGAACTCGAACATTTTTTTAATAACTGTTGTTTTCAATCTGGCTCTTGAGCACCTGCTtgtgtggggcgacggtggcacaggagttaagtgctcgccccgtaatcggaaggttgcaggttcgagccctgctcagtctgtcgctgtcgttgtgtccttgggcaagacacttaacccacgttgcctactggtggtggttggagggaccggtggcgccagtgctcggcagcctcgcctctgtcagtgcgccccagggcagctgtggctacattgtagctcatccccaccagtgtgtgaatgggtgaatgacttttTGTGTTGTAAACCGCCTTGAgggtgtagcggaatatagttggtatactcttacactttattaaggtacagagattaatcttaccttagaatcagaagaggttgtttttaccacagggaattttattcaaacactttgtattgacttagagacaagaaaagagaaatatgggacgtttaagaatatttattttataattattcgaaacaatcaccaggactaactctctaatggatGCAGATGGATGTGATGCtgacgtgttggtgtgtgtgtgtgtgtcagttcagaatctccatctgatgcaggcgagtctgagggtaagatgttgttttgactaactaaccacgagggacttcaggaggaagagacatgaaacgccatctatgccgatctacgtaccgaACGCGGAGACctccgtgttagatccggatgccaggtcctcgaccctccttgtgctggaactggtgaaacagcgttggcagcacgacaaaccagtctatagATAGcctcccggtacaacggcagatttcagcgtcacgtagagacccccctttattgggtcatagagttcagcttttattctgaaggaaccgtcgtctcgttgataaaacgacagaattttccagcttgacagttctcagcttaaaagtaaaaaaaatacagctggccagtctgtacttcacttagcgatgatggacatcagatggatttgagagctggttgaactcacgttggaactacgttgaaacttgCGGTGGAACAGAATTAAAATGGcgtttttctgttttattaagcttagtagTTTATGAttcttagccaatcggagtggacagattaactaaacaccacagaactctgccccgcaacagagaggaagttctgattggatgagtgaacaatgtgtcatgtgtttatcttatgtggatcagggtgtctagctcagttagtcctgttattcattaaacacataaagcataacattgtgatttcacagatcagtcacctgattattattgaccaacagttgttttgattagctttattagaaataaagttctttgattaactaatgaaaagcattcttcgtccttcttctgtcttctttgctggaatgtaaacatcagaagcaagcgcacgaccgtggcaatttatgcacactgtcactgtgtcaaagggcagctgttaagggcagaaatggcatattcataacgctacaaggggttccaggactctaaaaggcgctatatcaaatacaggccatttaccattggtGTATTTTTCTTTCTCTTGCACGTCTAAAATGAGCTAGCAGTTTTCATCTGCTGTACTCAGTTGTGGAGCCACCTCACCTTTGACCCCATCGCCTTCCACAACAGCACTGAGGTCAGCCAGTGACCCTAGAGCTGTCATTCTGAAGTTGGTGGACATGTCTAACTGCCTGAAGACCATCTCAGGACGCCTGCTGGACCAGTTTACATACAGAAACAACAAATGAATGAAGGATGGAGTCAACTTAGAGTTGCGTTACATCCTAAAACATCTTAACCTTTCAGGGACATTTGCCAGGATCCTGCTTAAAGACTTCATGTCACATTTAACTCCATCATCCTCGTCAAAACCGTTCCAGCCTCCACCTGTCAGTGGGTCACAGACCTTCTTACAGAAAGGAAGCATCAGGCAGAATAACATCCAAGACATGGACCTTGACCATCAACACTGGTGTCCCTCAGGGACGTGTGATATCCCCTCTGCTGTTCTCTCTTTGTATTTGAAACTGCACCTCAAAAAATTAGGTGGcagtctttgggggcagatctgtggcccctcacactcactgttggatgctcctatggagaaaccttacatatacaagcgcgtgaacgcacacaggtgctctcctAGGTATGGActggggcattttcaacacatgtcttgaggctgtggttggcactaaatgcactgtgatttattgtcgtgtgattgttcagtaaaacaatgttgattttatatttcctcatcaggttgacacagtgatagcttgctcttgttgtattgttgtgtgtttttctctttctgcaggtctagaagcagactcttgttcatcattgattgtttatttttgcgtCTGTCTTCTCAGTCTGCTCCAGGCTGGTTTGGCTCAACGGCCAAAGAAACATTGCAGAGATGACCACTAGGTCCAACCTGCCCTCTATCCAGGTCTTGAATCCTTAAGCCCTCCTGctgtcctattgggtgacccCCTCCAGGACAGGAGATGATTGTGCAGGGTTTTCTGAATGACTTTTCCGAGGATTCCCTGTTGATATGTTTAAATTCTcaggaaataaaacaaaaacatgcattAACATTTTATTGGTGTAAAACCAGCAAAGTCACTCCTCTTTTCACCAGCAACTCCTCCCTCTCAGTCGTCTACACTTCCTGCTGCACCTTGAGGGTTTCGTTTGATGATCATTTGATTCTCATTCTGAAACACTGATCTTCAATGAGCAGCAAACTTCTGCGTTTTAATTCAGGCTGAAGATTTAAATAAATACAGAGAAAAGACAACATGTTTCATTATCTCCTCCTCTTTTACCTGCCAGGTGAATAATCTTTAAAGGCATCATTGCATTCTAATGTATCAGTGTAATCTGATGTTCTCTTCCCTTTATGTTCCAGGTATTAGTCTGTGTCTTGAGGTTCGTCAGTCTCACTCTGACCTCATCACCAAACCTGGAAAAAAGGTGGAGATTTTCTGCTCTCATGATAAAACTGACTTCTGGATAATGCTCTGGTACCAGAGGTCACCTGGAGACACAGCCATGAACCTGGTTGGATATATATACAACAAAGCTGTGACCTTGGAATATAAAACTGATTTCAACATTTCTGGAGATCTGAGTGGGAACACAGCAAAGAACGCCTCTCTAATAATTAATGCTGCAGAACAAAAACACAGTGCAGTTTATTATTGTGCAGCACGAGAAGCACAACGAGAAAACTCTTCTTTCATCTTCACAAAAACCAAAGACAGTTTATCACAATCTGTGGTTTTCAATCCATAAAGAAACTAAACTGATGTCAAACACCTGTTTGTGTGGTTGTTTTGGTTCGCTGTCagaaaaatgtacatttttttattcttagttctcccactgtcttcatgggtgaccccgccagtaaAGTTGACTTTTGAGCAGgatggatggtttatcccttgaggtccacgtggcaggggtgaggtggtactcactcctcacccctgccacgtggacctcaagagataaaccatgaatcctgctcaatggtcagatttcctggcggggtcacccatgaagacagtggaagggttaaatctgccggccccgtgtggggatctgggcggagcCTTTGGCATTGGGTCCTGACTTGTATGGTGCCGGGAAGACAGCAGGagcatgcggcagtgcctggcccaggctcaggggcctcagatggaccttggctcctctcaAATAACAACTCTGTCAAATCACagaggagggggatgtccaggagaggaaggacccaaccttacctgatgTCTTGTCTTACATATTATGGAaggtgtgcaaatgcagggatgggagtagatattctgctggggtggggctgggttggtgccctcggactccgtggggctctgtgttgctgctgctttgggctctttgggcattttgggaacagaggtgTTTATTGGGGCCagcgggggagctggctccctggagggcttaggccaaccagccattactCCCCATCCCTGTACATTTTtgtcctcctgctccttcacatcatcacacaaacatacacataggaccttgcaaGTCAGGGAcatgggtatggatcccatttccgcattcctgtggcaacctgccccccagttttatttgcaccttaaacacttccaccaatgacattccacgcaaacatacacctagggccttgggagtgagcacactcaatggcatttggaaaggggatctttcagcctcatcccgagtgccagtgcccacttccaattttaaactgcacttagacaccgagggctgtggggggaagtggggttgtgtggtggcatcagctagcgtaggccagacgatgcccgcactgcccgctcaccacagccatggcatacacctcatcaacacacactaacactgtactggagcaggcggagggagactaggggtcttagcacacctctgctgtcgcttggcttcccggggctggaggctaggaggctaAGCCGTTTGTGGCAGTTAAGGTGATTttgagcagtttttacaacaagaTCTAAATGTTTGCTGCTGCATAAATGAgacaaataaagatttttttctgtttatttaaaaCTGAAATCGTATTAAAGCTACTGCAACGTCTCTACAATCTAAAGAGACGTGTCTAACTGAAGCCCTCTGGGTGAACAGGATAAATATGTAATCATGAGCTCTGGTATTTAAGGCAGCCATCTTTTCCTGCTCCACCTTCTAATGAGCAGAAACAGCCTTCAGAGACTCCAGTCGCTTCCTGAGATTCAACATGAAGCCTGAACTCCTCTTCTGCATCGTCACCGTCAGCTGGATTAAAGGTATCTCTAGACTCTCAACATAACTCTGCTGAAAAACTAAAGAAATTCACTCATTAAGTATTTTATATAATTTTGCAGGAGTTACTCTCAGCAAAGACGAGCAGGTCTTTCAGTCTCCAGCTGAACTTTTGGGTCAACCGGGCGATGAAGTCAGCCTGACCGTGGCTCATGAGATCCCGTCCTACGACACGGTTCTCTGGTACCAGCACTCACCAGGAGACACGGCCCTAAAGCTCGTCGCCTACATTTATTATAAAATCCCAAAAGTTGAGCCTCCCTTTGAAAGCCACTTCAAAGTGAGCGGAGATGGAGAGAAGAAAGCTCATCTTCACATCCTCAACCTGACtcactcagaagacagtggagactaTTTTGGAGCAGCAAGTCTGCACGGTGATAAAGAAAGTGACTTTCTAATACAAAAACCTCAGTAATAAGATAGCAGGAAACCTCTgaaaccaagcactgctgcagtagaaaacatttaaatgtgctCAAACACATTTATGGGAAAAGAGGAAACTGTTCATAATTATTCTAATAATATAAATTAAATCTTTTTGTGTCAGTTTCTTTAAAGACTTTACCCAGAAACCATCTGCTTTGTGTGAatctgaacagcagagagcacTGAGAACACACAGACGGCatcaagccccgccccctttaaTAAAGGCTGATAaagacacccccctcccccagtTGGTTTTTCACGCATCCCTCTGCATTTGTACATCTGAGTCACAAACAAGTCCAAGTTTCAGGTCCACTAATTTAAATTatgtttaaaatattaaacattttacaCGGTTTTTGCTTTTTTGCAGGTAAGAATTAAAATACGTCTGATTTCTGCATCAGAACTTCCCGTCAGTCTTCTTTCAGTTTTCTCATTTCTCTTCCAGATGTTGTTGCACCATCATCGCTTGTGATCCAGCAATCACCTGAAAATCTCAAGGTACGGTACAGACAGAAAAAGAGGCCCGTCTCcattgttaccatggagacaaccGCTATCCCTACATGCACTGGTACCAGTCAAAGGCAGGCCAAAGGATGATGGACCTGATCGGACTTCTTTGTTATGAAAACCCAAATCTGGAGAAGAATTTTGAGAAGGGTTTCAACATGACGGGCCACTCCAAAGGCAAAGCACAGCTGGTACTCTCCAGGATTAACCTGACAGATACAACACGGTACTTCTGTGCAGCGAGTCAGCACAGCTTTTAATTTCCTCTGGATCCTTTTACAAAAAGACGGTGAAGCATCAAACGTACACTTGCATCATGATAGAGAAACACTCTCCTCTCAGTGCTTCAAAGAAAAATCTCAAGATCATAAAAACATTTGATTTCCTCTACATCATTCACTATTCTTGCTATTGGCTGAGTTGGTGACATCACTTCCTGCAAAGAGACCTTAAGTGGTTGCTTGCTGCGTTGGAATCAATGTTGTTTCACCGTCTGAAGTCACAATGACTCCAGGAATGATGACCTTAACACTCTTTCTACTTTATCCTGCAGGTAAATGTGAAATTAATCTTTTTCATGTATTCTCTAATTGAACTTTACTCACATGATCTTCTTTATGGTTCAGGTGTCTGTGGGTCTATTCTCATCACTCAGTGGCCTCCATGCATCTCAAGTCCTTCTAACAGCCTTGCAGAAATCCACTGCTACCAGAACCACACATCTTACCAGTATCTGTACTGGTACAGGGAGCTGGGAGGAGGAGACATCCAGCTGATTGTGTATTTGATAGCTGGTAATCCAAACTATGAAGAAGGATTCAAATCAGGTTTTGAGACTCGGGTGCAGGACCAGCAGTGGACTCTGATGATATTGAGCATTCAGGAGAAGGATGAGGCTGTTTATCTGTGTGCTGCCAGTCCCACAGTGCTACATCAGACCTCAGCACTGAGACAAAAACACCAAACACACACCTGACTCTCATATTAATACTCAAACAGAGGGAACCCACTCGACAGAAAATGTTTCCAACACTCAGTAAATTAGTTCTTGACTGAACATGTAACAGGTGTGTAAAAGGGTAGCTAATTGATATTTCATCCTAAATCCACCTTTACCTTTTGTGTAGCTCAGTTTTCTTTCTCTAATGCATTTTATTTTGGTAGGGAAGCTTTTATTTTTTACTACCCTTTATGATGTTGTATGTCACTCATGTGTTTGCGCCACTTTCCTCAGTTTGCGCTGAGCTTCCCTGAAGAGACTGTGGCCCGGTCACTCTATTCACCCTGCACCCTAAAGCCTTCTGTGAAGCGCACTGgtcgtacacaagtgtgcaaatatttgccgaattgggacagtgagcattgcatcatcgaccacgatgcatgccgggatgctggtcgataTTTTTGCTACTTTGAAAAAAAACCTTTATTGAAGGTATGGTGGAGGAAGTTTCTGATTTTCAGGAAAAAAACCGTCCTCTCCACGTTTTGAAAAAAATGCACACGAGAGAGAATGCCCAGTTATCCTTGAGCATACTCCATTTACAATAAGCTGCCGGCCTTGCAGCACTTCTTTCAGCATTAATCcaaaatgaatttctccaaatgGCATGCAGAACTTTAGCTTATCTGTTGAGCAGAAAACTGGTGACAGAGGCGTCGGTGGGGAGCCCAACCTTTTAGCGCACACCGTTGATGAAAAGAGACTCGTAAAACACTCTGGTCTTCTTTCTCACTTCCGACACTTTTTTCTTCTTATCATAGACTTCAAAGGCACTTTTTCTCTTGCGACTCTCAGCCATTCTCAAAAGAACCTGGTGAGAACAACAAGGAATGAAGGCGTATCGCTCTATGCATAAACAGAAtgcacaggaagtgaaaactaacccaggaacGAGCATGTACGACGACGGCCTTGCGTGAaagcttcaccagaatgattgacagttatgtggACCAGGcttcagatgatccacctggaagaaAAAGATCTTCCTCTATacctttaacaactttcaaacaaaaaatTATTCGACTAAATTTATATTTATTGCTGTCCACActaaatcttagtctaaaacatttAGAGCATGAATAACTATAATTGCCTTAAAATCCTCTTTCATTTATAAatgcatattttcagaaaagccaTTGCTTCACCaccttctcaaaattcccacaaagcaatggattgtgggtaatacccttaacCAAAGTTCACCTTGATGCAGACATTGGCGAAGTGTGGATCAAGTGTGGAAAAGCGGTGTGGTCAACTTCTGCTCTTGAGAATCGAGGCACCCTATGCACTCACACAGGGTGGAAGTGTGTATTAGGACTGGGTTGTAGTGCACTGAGCTGACTCACATAATTATGTGTTAATGTAAAAAAAGTTTATCAAACATAAAACCctgtttaaaggtcaacttcgctgaaaaaatatttttagctatttctggtaataatcagtcactctgagtttttcatccaggctgaacgtgaaaatagtctcctacacctatctcccgcattagcttctgatagaaaatagacggtaaacTTTGTGAAACCTGAcagctctacgtcacactgtcacttaatgttcatggactcacccatcttgactcaagatggggaaggctgttgttggtttagtgtccaggaaacaggagAAAATGTCTCGACTactaaaagctaaccgttagcattagcaactcgtcCACATGGTCGAACTCCTTCAGgagtgtgctatttgtggagataaaacatcaacgttgcaacgcaaatggagtcagtggtagacttgcattgctgttagccaatcagacacaagatgtccaattatcaggaaataaaattGTTTTGGCCCACGAGATCAAAAGCTGCAGTgttctgccactttctcctccagtaCACTTCTACATCTTCAAACGGGTGCATCGAAGCTCCCcctcccagagtacaacttacaaggcattcattcctgctagagaccactgcaaatgtatcaaaCATATGAGTAAAATTGACATTTAATGTAATTTGTCCAGTTTGGGTTTTTTGGGTGGGCTttaaatattatattatatattacatATTTACATATTGGCATATTTGCCAATATGACTGATTTTAATTCCTTGTTGAAAATGGTGGCGAGGATGGCTGTGTTACCAGAGTGCTGTGCTGAAAATGTTCTTGTTTGTGTGGATATAATGAACTAGCTGTAACTGTAACCTCGTGGGGGTTCCTGGTTGCCGGTTCCTTGGTCCCCAACACATACCAGAGAATACAAAGACAGAGACAGGGATGACGACTacaaactagggttgtcacggtgtgaaaatttaacctcatggtaattgtgaccaaaataaccacggttttcggtattatcgcggtatttttttaaaatgtgctacattttcacacaattaaataaaccctgtatgtcaggaaatattgtcttcagtttgtgtctaaatttagcctaaaatgtgttattttgtaattatgttgtttatttgtttacattttttccctttagtctttaaaataccaatatttgcccataactacttattttttgtctgtttgatgtgatcagttaaaaatattagatcagtggGTGTTGCAGATTTGGGAGAATCTCATAAATTCATAAttgttctcggagagagaccaactcttatctgcccctgggagccccgtaatgcatagcgtcatttcaacatgggggtgtccatgacacggtttatatgcaggtagcggcgctgcggctgatttatatagcgactcgttgcgttctccctcaacccaaatcctcggatcacgcattttagctaaaacgctaacgttagcttgccttgcgttgactgcagagttgtgggtgatggtcacgcagatgtgtcatgagatttgaagcgttgctgcctttcacatgacactttttctgcacgtgctgcaaacaggatagccgtcttctataaactgtccctcggcattcttcaaatatccaaaagatgcccgtacttcccactttgtcttctttgagggataaaaaatgtcctcctgagcgctgccgtctcctcctttggccattatttcagctttagcttcaagaaagttttggttgtaaacaacaaagtgcgcatgtgccgccggcaacttcagcagatgatacggtggctggtaagggtcaccgcacctacaccgcaaccacggtaatccaccgagataatatagtttttctaaaaacaagacggttattattattgtcaatttttttaccggggtttaccgctacaccggttaccgtgacaaccctagtacaaACACATAAATAATCCACCAGTTTTATTCAAAGGTAATGGATGTTGTTAAATGAGTTTTAGAGTTTCTTAGTTACTTACATCTAAtgttggtggccatcttgaacagTTGTGGATGAACCGAGATTTAGGCCCAAAAAAATATAATTTCTGTTATTCTCATTTAAAGCAACTGGGATGGAAAGTtttgtagttttacaccatatcactgtgactgttgctagtttaaaaaacattatgataaatgttgttacctgtggagcagaaagcatgcaagctCGGCGTGACTCTTCAGACTTTGatagtccttcagttaattccttcgagagaggcccaatcccattactcgcacttccacacttgcgcccttcaattgtacgatcccgaccaggggtgcgtgtgcgtagggtgtcccgattctcaagtgtggaagttgatcacgccccttttgcacccttgatctgcacttcacccaagtccgcagtgaTGGGTggagtgtattacccacaatccattgctgcgggagaaaaagctcaagttccttttctgaaaatacgtattttctaatgaaagtagttatattttaggacgattagttgatgctctgaaacttttagacaaagcagcaagagTACAAGGAGTCACCGCTCGTCTGGGAAAGGTGCTGGATCAAGAAATGgaacaaacaaaaataagaatccgcacacttcaatcttagaggtgggaaaaataatcgattctaagatgcatcacgattcagccgtgcatgatcccgcatcgatgcagcaacgtgacataatgagattctctccctatgtctatgtcgggggtcggcaaccgcggctctggagccgcatgcagctcttccatccatctgatgcggctctctgtgcttgtaaaataatgaatggaaatttaaataaaatgctttatattttactgcattaattttacatctgtaagctaattctaaatgtaaagattgtctgcgtaaacctgaacagttccaacccggtcttactgtgag from Nothobranchius furzeri strain GRZ-AD chromosome 18, NfurGRZ-RIMD1, whole genome shotgun sequence harbors:
- the LOC107391930 gene encoding uncharacterized protein, with the translated sequence MSSETAFRDSSRFLRFNMKPELLFCIVTVSWIKGVTLSKDEQVFQSPAELLGQPGDEVSLTVAHEIPSYDTVLWYQHSPGDTALKLVAYIYYKIPKVEPPFESHFKVSGDGEKKAHLHILNLTHSEDSGDYFGAASLHDVVAPSSLVIQQSPENLKSKAGQRMMDLIGLLCYENPNLEKNFEKGFNMTGHSKGKAQLTVKHQTYTCIMIEKHSPLSASKKNLKIIKTFDFLYIIHYSCYWLSW